One segment of Streptomyces sp. NBC_00576 DNA contains the following:
- a CDS encoding aspartate/glutamate racemase family protein has translation MSTSTKAEIIGILGGMGPAATADFYAKLVAITPGSSDQDHLRTVIWSDPTIPDRTEALLGGGPDPTPWLLDGSRVLREAGATVIAIPCNTAHAFVPRIADRVGLPIVHMIGEVARHLSELTPRIHTAGLLATTGTIRAGLYQEWLDRLGIRLVLPDASSQDREVMTAVRAVKAGARDDSTTALLARAAHRLAEQGAQAVIAGCTEIPLGLPTDAVDVPLVDPALVLARALVRRATTTGGAG, from the coding sequence GTGAGCACCTCCACCAAGGCGGAGATCATCGGCATCCTCGGCGGCATGGGCCCGGCCGCCACCGCCGACTTCTACGCCAAACTCGTCGCGATCACCCCCGGCTCCAGCGACCAGGACCATCTCCGTACGGTCATCTGGTCCGACCCCACCATCCCCGACCGCACCGAGGCCCTGCTGGGCGGCGGACCCGACCCCACCCCGTGGCTCCTGGACGGCAGCCGTGTTCTGCGCGAGGCCGGCGCCACCGTCATCGCCATCCCGTGCAACACCGCACATGCCTTCGTGCCGCGCATCGCCGACCGTGTCGGCCTGCCCATCGTCCACATGATCGGCGAGGTCGCCAGGCATCTCAGCGAGTTGACCCCTCGTATCCACACCGCCGGACTGCTCGCCACCACCGGCACCATCCGCGCAGGCCTGTACCAAGAGTGGCTGGACCGCCTCGGCATCCGCCTCGTGCTCCCCGACGCCTCCAGCCAGGACCGCGAGGTCATGACCGCCGTCCGAGCGGTGAAGGCCGGTGCCCGCGACGACTCGACGACCGCGCTACTGGCCCGCGCCGCACACCGCTTGGCCGAGCAGGGTGCGCAGGCGGTCATCGCCGGCTGCACGGAAATCCCGCTCGGCCTGCCGACGGACGCGGTGGACGTCCCCCTCGTCGACCCGGCGCTCGTGCTGGCTCGCGCCCTGGTCCGCCGGGCCACGACCACAGGCGGAGCCGGATAG
- a CDS encoding dicarboxylate/amino acid:cation symporter — MDTARPRPTSTDTPPTRPAGFWRRCRKTPIGVQSIIAVGLGALIGSLAPSAGEQMKILGDVFLNLVQVVVLPLVFPLIVLGIARMESVKKVGRIAGKAILYFELVTTVILLIAVGLAKLTGIGKGAPVHGADATDLEGLGQGIDFHELVLHAVPKNIFAAFGEGNLLGAIVFALLVGVAMAAIGEKSEPFAAVLESVAAVMFKVVGYVIRVAPLGVLGFISYDVAYYGFGNLRSLLGFIAVVYAGLAIVIGALFPLIAAIYRIRYVELLRSIGGLAGIAFVTRSSESVLAPLMGKLEAFGVSRSTTSFVVPLGYSFNTDGSVLYQAAALVFLANAYGADTSLPALLLMVGVLVILSKGMAGVASASIVVLIAAGNSIGLPAEGIALLLGVDFIVDMARTGVNVIGNSLAAAVVDSSENRRAAKHAARETPTERGVTVLEKEPAQ; from the coding sequence ATGGACACCGCTCGTCCCCGTCCCACCAGCACAGACACCCCACCGACCCGGCCCGCAGGCTTCTGGCGGCGATGCCGGAAGACGCCGATCGGAGTGCAGTCGATCATCGCCGTCGGCCTCGGCGCCCTCATCGGATCCCTCGCCCCGTCCGCGGGCGAGCAGATGAAGATCCTCGGCGACGTGTTCCTGAACCTGGTGCAGGTCGTGGTCCTGCCCCTGGTCTTCCCGCTTATCGTGCTGGGCATCGCCCGCATGGAGTCGGTCAAGAAGGTCGGCCGGATCGCCGGCAAGGCGATCCTCTACTTCGAGCTCGTCACCACCGTCATCCTGCTGATCGCGGTCGGGCTGGCCAAGCTCACCGGCATCGGCAAGGGCGCCCCCGTCCACGGGGCCGACGCCACGGACCTGGAAGGCCTGGGCCAGGGCATCGACTTCCACGAGCTGGTCCTGCACGCCGTACCGAAGAACATCTTCGCCGCGTTCGGCGAGGGCAACCTGCTCGGCGCGATCGTCTTCGCCCTGCTGGTGGGCGTGGCGATGGCCGCGATCGGGGAGAAGTCCGAACCCTTCGCCGCCGTCCTTGAGTCCGTCGCCGCGGTGATGTTCAAGGTCGTCGGCTACGTCATCCGGGTCGCGCCGCTCGGCGTGCTCGGCTTCATCTCGTACGACGTCGCGTACTACGGCTTCGGCAACCTGCGCAGCCTGCTGGGCTTCATCGCCGTGGTCTACGCGGGCCTGGCCATCGTCATCGGCGCGCTCTTCCCGCTGATCGCCGCGATCTACCGCATCCGGTACGTCGAACTGCTCAGGTCCATCGGCGGGTTGGCCGGAATCGCCTTCGTCACCCGCAGCTCGGAGTCCGTACTGGCCCCGCTGATGGGCAAGCTGGAGGCATTCGGCGTCAGCAGGTCGACGACCTCCTTCGTCGTCCCCCTGGGGTACTCCTTCAACACCGACGGCTCTGTCCTCTACCAGGCCGCCGCGCTGGTCTTCCTCGCCAACGCCTACGGCGCTGACACCTCTCTGCCCGCCCTGCTCCTGATGGTCGGCGTGCTGGTGATTCTCTCCAAGGGTATGGCCGGGGTGGCCTCCGCCTCCATCGTCGTCCTCATCGCCGCGGGCAACTCCATCGGCCTGCCCGCCGAGGGCATCGCCCTGCTCCTCGGCGTCGACTTCATCGTCGACATGGCCCGCACCGGCGTGAACGTCATCGGCAACTCCCTCGCGGCCGCAGTCGTCGACAGCTCCGAGAACCGGCGCGCAGCCAAGCACGCCGCCCGCGAAACCCCGACTGAGCGCGGGGTCACCGTCCTGGAGAAGGAACCCGCACAGTGA
- a CDS encoding aspartate ammonia-lyase, with the protein MTEATRIEHDLVGDKEVPADAYYGVHTVRAVENFAITGSTIAQFPDLIAALAAVKQAAAQANRDLGLLPPDIAEAVIGACEEIRAGRLSEQFVVDPVQGGAGTSTNMNANEVIANRALEILGHPRGFYDVIHPLDHVNLGQSTNDVYPTAVRLALVISLRQLSESLRVLAAAFAEKAAEFGDVLKMGRTQLQDAVPMTLGQEFTTYAVMIEEDRQRLTEAAALLLESNLGGTAIGTGINGHPRYAELACAYLAEISGEPVRPAGDFIEATQDCGAFVQLSGVLKRVAVKLSKTCNDLRLTSSGPTAGLGEINLPPVQAGSSIMPGKVNPVIPEVVNQVAFEVIGNDLTVTMAAEAGQLQLNAFEPVIAYSLLRSLTHLRAACDTLATRCVPGITANHQHLHDTVHRSIGLVTALAPHIGYAASTTLARQALATGRTIKDLATEAGLLTTAQLDMILQPANLTRPFGRLSPAAAP; encoded by the coding sequence ATGACGGAGGCCACACGCATCGAGCACGACCTGGTGGGAGACAAGGAGGTCCCGGCCGACGCCTACTACGGCGTGCACACCGTGCGGGCCGTAGAGAACTTCGCAATCACCGGCTCGACCATTGCCCAGTTCCCCGACCTGATCGCCGCCCTGGCCGCGGTCAAGCAGGCGGCCGCTCAGGCCAACCGCGACCTCGGCCTCCTGCCTCCGGACATCGCCGAAGCGGTCATCGGCGCGTGCGAGGAGATCCGCGCCGGACGGCTCAGCGAGCAGTTCGTCGTCGACCCCGTCCAGGGCGGGGCCGGCACCTCGACCAACATGAACGCCAACGAGGTCATCGCCAACCGGGCGTTGGAGATCCTCGGCCACCCCCGCGGCTTCTACGACGTGATTCATCCCCTCGACCACGTCAACCTCGGCCAGAGCACCAACGACGTCTACCCCACCGCCGTACGCCTGGCCCTGGTCATCTCACTGCGTCAACTCAGCGAATCCTTGCGGGTGTTGGCAGCGGCCTTCGCCGAGAAGGCGGCGGAGTTCGGTGACGTGCTGAAGATGGGCCGCACCCAGCTACAGGACGCCGTCCCCATGACGCTGGGTCAGGAGTTCACGACGTACGCCGTCATGATCGAGGAGGACCGCCAGCGCCTCACCGAGGCCGCCGCACTGCTGCTGGAGTCCAACCTCGGCGGCACAGCCATCGGCACCGGCATCAACGGCCACCCCCGCTACGCCGAGCTCGCCTGCGCATACCTTGCCGAGATCAGCGGCGAACCCGTCCGGCCCGCGGGCGACTTCATCGAGGCCACCCAGGACTGCGGCGCCTTCGTCCAGCTTTCCGGCGTCCTCAAGCGCGTCGCGGTGAAACTCTCCAAGACCTGCAACGATCTGCGCCTGACCTCGTCCGGCCCCACCGCCGGACTCGGCGAGATCAACCTGCCACCGGTGCAAGCGGGTTCGTCGATCATGCCCGGCAAGGTCAATCCCGTGATCCCCGAGGTCGTCAACCAGGTCGCCTTCGAGGTCATCGGCAACGACCTGACCGTCACCATGGCCGCCGAAGCCGGACAGCTCCAGCTCAACGCCTTCGAACCCGTCATCGCCTACAGCCTGCTGCGCTCCCTGACCCACCTGCGCGCCGCCTGCGACACCCTTGCCACCCGCTGCGTCCCCGGCATTACCGCCAATCACCAACACCTCCACGACACGGTCCACCGCTCCATCGGCCTCGTCACCGCGCTCGCCCCGCACATCGGCTACGCCGCCAGCACCACGCTGGCCCGCCAGGCCCTCGCCACCGGCCGCACCATCAAGGACCTCGCCACCGAAGCCGGCCTGCTCACCACCGCCCAACTGGACATGATCCTGCAGCCCGCGAACCTCACCCGGCCGTTCGGGCGACTCTCGCCGGCCGCCGCTCCGTGA
- a CDS encoding SDR family NAD(P)-dependent oxidoreductase, translating to MTSIAIVGAGPQMGLAIARAFGSQGFHVALISRNREKLDDLVGKLAAEGITAAAFPADVLDRAGLTQALKDASAKFGGIDVLEYSPVGTFGVTTLTAPATTEPSDVEFEMNFQLYGAIAATQAVLPAMREAGAGTLLYTTGAGSIWPDPRVANVNAAAAALRNWAMNLHKELADAGTGVQAAHVGIDSSIGVSVIPGVEAARPEQITPLYWDLHTTKRDEAELVFRLDADGFPRG from the coding sequence GTGACCAGCATCGCCATCGTCGGAGCCGGCCCCCAGATGGGCCTGGCCATCGCCCGCGCCTTCGGCTCCCAGGGCTTCCACGTCGCCCTGATCTCCCGCAACCGCGAGAAGCTCGACGACCTCGTCGGCAAGCTCGCCGCCGAGGGCATCACCGCCGCCGCGTTCCCCGCGGACGTCCTCGACCGCGCCGGGCTCACCCAGGCGCTCAAGGACGCGTCCGCGAAGTTCGGCGGGATCGACGTCCTGGAGTACTCCCCGGTGGGGACGTTCGGCGTCACCACTCTGACCGCTCCGGCCACCACCGAACCCTCGGACGTGGAGTTCGAGATGAACTTCCAGCTCTACGGGGCCATCGCCGCCACCCAGGCAGTGCTGCCCGCGATGCGCGAGGCCGGCGCCGGCACCCTGCTCTACACCACGGGTGCCGGTTCGATCTGGCCCGACCCGCGGGTCGCCAATGTGAACGCCGCCGCCGCGGCGCTGCGCAACTGGGCGATGAACCTGCACAAGGAACTGGCCGACGCCGGCACCGGAGTCCAGGCCGCCCACGTCGGCATCGACTCGTCGATCGGTGTGTCCGTCATCCCTGGGGTGGAGGCGGCCAGGCCCGAGCAGATCACCCCCCTCTACTGGGACCTGCACACCACCAAGCGGGACGAGGCCGAGCTCGTCTTCAGGCTCGACGCCGACGGCTTCCCCCGCGGCTGA
- a CDS encoding GNAT family N-acetyltransferase — MTTRSGPTTIRRAVARDAKRLTRLVRGSRAYEGQYAAMVASYRVGPAYIETHHVFVAVSADEHESRVLGFYSLFRVPPELDLLFVADAAQGHGIGRLLVAHMKSEARAAGLDRVRVVSHPPAEGFYRSVGAVRTGTVSSNPPAVGWDRPELEFLITPDS, encoded by the coding sequence ATGACAACCAGGAGTGGGCCGACGACGATACGCAGGGCCGTCGCGCGGGACGCCAAACGGCTCACGCGACTCGTACGTGGCTCACGCGCCTACGAAGGGCAGTACGCGGCCATGGTCGCGAGCTACCGGGTCGGTCCCGCCTACATCGAGACCCACCACGTCTTCGTAGCCGTCTCCGCCGACGAGCACGAAAGCCGTGTCCTCGGGTTCTACTCGCTCTTTCGTGTCCCACCGGAGCTCGACCTGCTGTTCGTCGCCGACGCAGCCCAAGGACATGGCATCGGACGGCTCCTCGTCGCGCACATGAAGTCCGAGGCCCGCGCCGCCGGGCTCGACCGCGTCCGGGTGGTGTCGCACCCTCCCGCCGAGGGCTTCTACCGCAGCGTGGGTGCCGTGCGCACCGGGACCGTGTCCTCGAATCCACCCGCTGTGGGATGGGACCGTCCCGAGCTCGAGTTCCTCATTACTCCTGACTCCTGA
- a CDS encoding IS5 family transposase: protein MARRKPWEVSDELWAVIEPLLPKHERRFRHPGRKRIDDRKTLQGVLFVLYTGVQWEFLPQELGFGSGPTCWRRLAEWQEAGVWEELQRVLLDRLRAADRLDFSRATIDASHVQAKRGRSSPKVGPSPVDRARPGSKHHVLTEAHGIPLRVSLTGGHRNDVTQLLPLVDGLAPVRGKRGRPRRKPRTLYADRGYDHDIYRRRLRERGITPKIARRGQPHGSGLGKVRWVAESAIAWLHGPRRLRTRWEARDDMHDAFLQLAHCMTLARKNPAF, encoded by the coding sequence ATGGCGCGGCGGAAGCCGTGGGAGGTCAGTGACGAGTTGTGGGCGGTGATCGAGCCGCTGCTGCCGAAGCATGAGCGGCGGTTCCGGCACCCGGGGCGCAAGCGGATCGATGACCGCAAGACGCTCCAGGGGGTGCTGTTCGTCCTGTACACCGGTGTCCAGTGGGAGTTCCTGCCGCAGGAGTTGGGGTTCGGTTCGGGTCCCACGTGCTGGCGGCGGCTGGCCGAGTGGCAGGAGGCCGGGGTGTGGGAGGAACTCCAGCGGGTGCTGCTGGACCGGCTTCGGGCGGCTGATCGCCTCGACTTCTCCCGCGCCACGATCGACGCCTCGCACGTGCAGGCCAAGCGGGGGCGCAGCAGCCCAAAAGTCGGTCCGAGCCCGGTTGACCGCGCGCGGCCGGGCTCGAAGCATCACGTGCTGACCGAGGCGCACGGCATCCCGCTGCGGGTGTCCCTGACCGGCGGTCACCGCAACGACGTCACCCAGCTCCTGCCGCTGGTCGACGGGCTGGCACCGGTACGCGGCAAGCGGGGCCGGCCCCGGCGCAAGCCCCGCACGTTATACGCCGACCGCGGCTACGACCACGACATCTACCGCCGCCGTCTGCGCGAGCGCGGCATCACACCGAAGATCGCCCGGCGCGGCCAGCCGCACGGCTCCGGCCTGGGCAAAGTCCGGTGGGTTGCCGAGTCCGCCATCGCCTGGCTCCACGGCCCCCGCCGCCTACGAACCCGCTGGGAAGCACGCGACGACATGCACGACGCCTTCCTCCAGCTCGCCCACTGCATGACCCTGGCCCGGAAGAATCCAGCATTCTGA
- a CDS encoding tetratricopeptide repeat protein — translation MLAAWPEIERDTAFAQALRANTAALTACVEDALYRPDAHAVLYRTGNSLGETGQFTAAVAHYRQLADLSLLRLGPDHLCTLTARHSLAQWQGSAKDAAGAASALDELLEDYLRVLGPNHPHTLTVRHELARWRGAAGDTAGATNPFTDLLNDRTRLLGPDHPDTLTTRGHLARWHGKAGDAAGAASTLAELLADYLRVLGPNHSHTLAVRHELARWRGVAGDAAGATSAFTDLLNDRTRLLGPDHPHTLAARRSLAWWRRSAGDTAGAAAALDELLADYLRVLGPDHPHTLAVRHELARWREGFWPGTTARPPSSDRS, via the coding sequence TTGCTCGCCGCATGGCCCGAGATCGAACGCGACACCGCTTTCGCCCAGGCCCTGCGCGCCAACACCGCCGCCCTCACCGCCTGCGTCGAAGACGCCCTGTACCGCCCCGACGCACATGCCGTGCTGTACCGAACCGGCAACAGCCTCGGCGAGACCGGACAGTTCACTGCCGCTGTCGCCCACTACCGGCAGCTAGCCGACCTCTCCCTTCTGCGCCTTGGGCCCGACCACCTCTGCACCCTGACTGCGAGACACAGCCTTGCCCAGTGGCAGGGGAGCGCGAAGGACGCGGCCGGCGCCGCCTCGGCCCTCGATGAACTACTGGAGGACTACCTACGAGTACTGGGCCCGAACCACCCCCACACCCTGACCGTCCGACACGAACTCGCCCGATGGCGAGGAGCCGCCGGTGATACCGCTGGAGCCACAAACCCCTTCACCGACTTGCTGAATGACCGCACACGCCTACTCGGCCCCGACCACCCGGACACCCTCACCACCCGGGGTCACCTTGCCCGGTGGCACGGGAAGGCGGGGGACGCGGCCGGCGCCGCCTCAACCCTCGCCGAACTGCTGGCGGACTACCTGCGCGTCCTGGGCCCGAACCACTCCCACACCCTGGCCGTCCGGCACGAACTCGCCCGATGGCGAGGGGTAGCCGGTGATGCCGCTGGGGCCACAAGTGCCTTCACCGACTTGCTGAATGACCGCACACGCCTACTCGGCCCCGACCACCCACATACCCTGGCCGCGAGGCGCAGCCTCGCCTGGTGGCGAAGGAGCGCGGGGGACACGGCTGGCGCCGCTGCGGCCCTCGACGAACTGCTGGCGGACTACCTGCGGGTACTGGGCCCGGACCACCCCCACACCCTGGCCGTTCGACACGAGCTCGCTCGATGGCGGGAGGGGTTCTGGCCAGGGACGACGGCCAGGCCGCCGAGTAGCGATCGTTCGTGA
- a CDS encoding winged helix-turn-helix transcriptional regulator yields MSELDHPLPECPIARFLTVLDGPWATLIVRELLTGPKRFTELRAGLPGISPKTLSSRLRRFVLLGLVTRTAYPEIPPRVEYELTPAGARLEVVLATMGAWAEQDLPRTGAFLLEKTGPQTSTDAAAQ; encoded by the coding sequence ATGAGTGAGCTGGATCACCCTTTGCCGGAATGTCCGATCGCTCGATTCCTGACCGTGCTGGACGGGCCCTGGGCGACGCTGATCGTGAGGGAGCTGCTGACCGGCCCGAAACGCTTCACCGAGCTGCGCGCCGGACTTCCGGGGATCAGTCCCAAGACCCTGTCCTCACGGCTGCGGCGATTCGTACTCCTAGGGCTGGTCACCCGCACGGCCTATCCGGAGATCCCGCCCCGCGTGGAGTACGAACTCACCCCGGCAGGCGCACGACTCGAGGTCGTGCTGGCCACCATGGGCGCCTGGGCCGAACAAGACCTTCCCCGCACTGGCGCGTTCCTCTTGGAGAAGACGGGCCCGCAGACAAGCACTGATGCAGCGGCACAGTGA
- a CDS encoding ester cyclase codes for MTAISTANTASEMVRSATTTALRVAARNLELYDTGNVAGADEVFAPDVIDHNPADGAASGLDGMRVLIAAVRDGFTDTQHRILFQQELPGGRVVLHWRMTGTHTGDAFGFAASGNPVDITGTDILRVVDGKITEIYHVEELLKLTQQISTGTQPA; via the coding sequence ATGACCGCGATCAGTACGGCCAACACCGCGAGCGAGATGGTGCGCTCGGCCACGACCACCGCGTTGCGGGTCGCCGCGCGCAACCTTGAGCTCTACGACACCGGCAACGTCGCCGGGGCGGACGAGGTGTTCGCCCCCGACGTGATCGACCACAACCCCGCTGACGGCGCCGCCTCGGGCCTCGACGGCATGCGAGTGCTGATCGCCGCGGTCCGCGACGGATTCACCGACACGCAGCACCGGATCCTGTTCCAGCAGGAGCTCCCCGGCGGCCGGGTTGTCCTCCACTGGCGGATGACCGGGACCCACACCGGAGACGCCTTCGGGTTCGCCGCCAGCGGCAACCCGGTCGACATCACCGGCACCGATATCCTCCGCGTTGTCGACGGCAAGATCACCGAGATCTACCACGTCGAAGAACTGCTCAAGCTCACCCAACAGATCAGCACCGGCACGCAGCCGGCCTGA
- a CDS encoding NmrA family NAD(P)-binding protein, whose translation MQTQPVRHRPRPRRLLRPGRQQRLDQRPQVVVHDPRPSAHNISNGGIVTSVTPDQGTSTRSCYELQALLALGNVSLLEGSFADEDVLREGFRSCDGVFINIDGFNTGEKTETYWAIRSYEIAIEEGIKFFVYGNLDYTLKKSGYDSRFRTGHYDGKGRMAEWVLFQNEKNRDRLGAAVFTSGPYIEMVISPLTPMTPSVENGVVTWRVPLGEGAVPHVALEDCGFYVRWLFDHPERANGMDLEVAIEHMTYADMAAAFEKVTGYPAQYIDTDLDTYWNAPDVKGIADQPAGYNADPNDKSTMSFRDNFTGFWNTWKHGIITRDYALLDEIHPNRIRSAEEWFRREDQVGRELGKGSLWERVQPENWSLDSAILKSSADMRTGKL comes from the coding sequence CTGCAGACACAGCCGGTCCGCCACCGGCCGCGGCCCCGGCGACTTCTGCGGCCAGGGCGGCAGCAACGGCTCGATCAGCGCCCACAAGTCGTCGTCCACGATCCACGGCCGAGTGCTCACAACATCTCGAACGGCGGAATCGTCACATCGGTCACGCCCGACCAGGGCACTTCAACAAGATCGTGTTACGAGCTCCAAGCGCTCCTCGCGCTCGGCAACGTCTCCCTCCTCGAAGGGTCGTTCGCCGACGAGGACGTGCTGCGGGAAGGGTTTCGAAGCTGTGACGGCGTATTCATCAACATCGACGGGTTCAACACCGGTGAGAAGACGGAGACCTACTGGGCGATCCGCAGTTACGAGATAGCGATTGAAGAAGGAATCAAGTTCTTCGTCTACGGAAACCTCGACTACACCCTCAAGAAGTCCGGCTACGACTCGAGGTTCCGCACCGGGCATTATGACGGTAAAGGCCGCATGGCCGAATGGGTGCTGTTTCAAAATGAAAAGAACAGGGACCGGTTGGGAGCAGCGGTCTTCACGTCAGGTCCCTACATTGAGATGGTGATCTCACCGCTCACGCCCATGACACCCAGCGTTGAAAACGGTGTCGTCACGTGGCGAGTTCCTCTCGGCGAGGGAGCCGTTCCTCACGTGGCCCTCGAAGACTGCGGCTTCTACGTTCGCTGGCTCTTCGACCATCCGGAGCGCGCGAATGGCATGGACCTTGAAGTCGCCATCGAGCACATGACATATGCTGACATGGCTGCAGCGTTCGAGAAGGTCACCGGGTATCCGGCGCAGTACATCGACACTGATCTGGACACTTATTGGAACGCGCCGGACGTGAAGGGCATTGCTGATCAGCCTGCCGGTTACAACGCCGACCCCAACGACAAAAGCACCATGAGCTTCCGGGACAACTTCACGGGCTTCTGGAATACGTGGAAGCATGGAATCATCACCAGGGACTACGCTCTGCTCGACGAAATCCACCCCAACAGGATCAGGAGTGCTGAGGAGTGGTTCCGCCGGGAGGACCAGGTGGGAAGGGAACTCGGTAAAGGTAGTCTCTGGGAGAGGGTCCAACCGGAGAACTGGAGCCTCGACTCTGCGATCCTCAAGAGCAGTGCTGATATGAGGACGGGCAAGTTGTAA
- a CDS encoding IS5 family transposase (programmed frameshift), producing MVDDDLWALIEPLLPPWPQKSPGPRPVADRLCLQGILYVLHNDIAWQLLPLELGFGSGQTCWRRLERWQKAGVFEQLHRILLGELNAAGELDWSRACVDGSHNPREKRGADTGPSPVDRRKTGSKHHLICDGRGTPLKVITTAANVNDVTRTLALVDGIPPVAGRPGRPRRRPDSLLGDKAYDSKAVRHELRRRRILPVISRKGAPNIKGLGKLRYVVEQTFALLHQFKRLAVRWERRTELHDAFVSLACGLICWRRLKKARP from the exons ATCGTGGACGACGACTTGTGGGCGCTGATCGAGCCGTTGCTGCCGCCCTGGCCGCAGAAGTCGCCGGGGCCGCGGCCGGTGGCGGACCGGCTGTGTCTGCAGGGCATCCTGTACGTGCTCCACAACGACATAGCCTGGCAACTCCTGCCGCTGGAGCTGGGGTTCGGCTCGGGACAGACCTGCTGGCGGCGCCTGGAGCGGTGGCAGAAGGCCGGAGTCTTCGAGCAACTGCACCGCATTCTGCTCGGGGAGCTGAACGCGGCCGGCGAACTCGACTGGTCCCGCGCGTGTGTGGACGGCTCCCACA ATCCGCGCGAAAAAAGGGGAGCCGACACCGGTCCGTCGCCGGTCGACCGGCGGAAGACGGGCAGCAAGCACCACCTGATCTGCGACGGACGCGGCACCCCGCTCAAGGTCATCACCACTGCGGCCAACGTCAACGACGTCACCCGGACCCTCGCCCTCGTCGACGGCATCCCGCCCGTCGCCGGACGGCCCGGCCGCCCGCGCAGACGCCCCGACTCGCTCCTCGGCGACAAGGCATACGACTCGAAGGCCGTGCGCCATGAGCTGCGACGCCGCAGGATCCTGCCGGTCATCTCCCGCAAAGGCGCCCCGAACATCAAGGGCCTGGGCAAACTCCGCTACGTCGTCGAGCAGACCTTCGCCCTGCTCCACCAGTTCAAACGCCTCGCCGTCCGCTGGGAACGCCGAACCGAACTCCACGACGCCTTCGTCTCGTTGGCCTGCGGCCTCATCTGCTGGCGACGCCTCAAGAAGGCACGACCATGA